Below is a window of Malania oleifera isolate guangnan ecotype guangnan chromosome 1, ASM2987363v1, whole genome shotgun sequence DNA.
TGAAGGAATACTTATATTGTATTTACGTTATgcatttctttgtaatttttgaaaaaGAGTAATTTCTAAAGcttattacatttaatttgtgggataattttttattaattaggtaccCTCCATAggacgggtgcgtagggggtgttAATATCTTTCCCtcacgtaactgaactcccgaacCTGACTCTGGTAACGTAGATTAATTCTATCCTTGATTgcgtagtaatcaagtgttctaaccacactccaaaaggttagtgccGACtccattaaaatattattttaaaaccaCCTAAAACCACATTATCCCAATTCGCGTCCAAAAACGTCGCGACACCCAATATTTGATATGAACTTAGTATGTTAGCGTAAGCTCAATATAGGCATGAGTTCAATGTGTGCATGATCCAACTATGAAGACAAGTTTAGAATaagataaaaattaagaaaaatgctCCCGAAACCTAAAACCCTTATAAGGGCACAAGCTCGATATGGTATGAGCCTAGTTTTTGATATGAACTCAGTATATTGGCATAAGCTCAATATTGGCTTGACTTCAATGTGCGCATGATCCAATTATGGGAATAAGTTTAGAATAagagaaaaattaataaaaatgctcCCGAAATCTAAAACCCCATTTAGGATTGAGAGTGGATTGCTAGTGATAAGAGGAAAAATAGCTAGTAATTCATGAAAGACCCAAAAGACGATCTCAAACTCATAATGTCAGCGCATTATGAAATGTAAGTTGTAACTTACTTAATATGGAAATGTAATCTCTACGTAATTATTTAGGAATAAAATTTCCCATAATTATTGAGAAATAATTAACTTCGCCATTATAGGGTTATAACCTTCCCATAACGTCAAGAATAACTCCTCTTTGCAaattaaacttttttttaaataagctTATAAAAAGAAGACTAGAGAAAAAGGGAGGTAAGAATTTTTTTTCTACCCAAACTATAAGTCGTATCAATTATATATTTAGATACTAAGTTAAGCATTGAAAAAGCCATTCTGAGGTCAAAGCTAAGCAAAGTACTAAGGATCAAAGTCTGATTGGGCCAATTTTTGCTTCAACAAGTTCTAACATTGGTAGGGGCTATTTACAAATCCTCGGCACCTTAAATCACAAAGAGAAATTCAAACCCCAATCTTCCATTGGAGGTTGGATGACGACCCATTGatctaggggtggcaaaacgggtcaaaACCTGATGGGTGACCTGTGACCCATCTGTTTAAACCGGGTTAGGGTTTAATGCAAGTCAACACATTTATAAGCAGGTAAATCCGGACCCAACCCATTTATTAAATAGGATAGTCGGGTTCAGGTACCAGGTGACCCgtttatttgcctatatatacacgTTTAAAAAAGTAACCCTAATTTCTACCCACGCCCACTACCCAGCACGCTACTTGCACCCCTACGCCAATACGCCATCTGCAATCTTCCTCTTCTGGGCAGCCCAGCACTGCAGCATGCTGCACCCACACTCTGTTTCCACGCGCCATCTTTTTCTTCTAGTCTCCCCATCTCTCAAGAGTCAAGCCTCGCATATCCTCTCGCCTCTCGCCGCTACTCTCCTCTCAAACCTTTGCAAATCCTCTCGCCTCAGTTCGTCTCACTCTCAATCTCCCTCTCATTCTTAGCCTCAGTCTCCCTCTCACGATCTCACCCTTAGTCTCCCCCTCCCTCTCACTTTCAGTCTCCCTCTTGAGTCTTGGCTCTCACTCTCAGTATCCCTCTCAACTCTCTCAGTCTTACTTAGAGTCTCAGTTTCTCTCCTATTTGAGATGagcaaacattttttttttttttcacattttacacttttttaaaatatttaataaataaaataaggagTAATTTCTTTAAAAATGTTGGGGTTGTTAGAGTCATAGTTGAAGTTGTTTGAAATTGTTGGGGTTGTTAAAGTCATAGTTGAAGTTGTCAAAGGTTCATTCAGTTAATAAATCCTATTATTTAGGACATGTAGGTAGAGTCTAACCATTTCCTTAGCCAGTTACCACGTTATTAGGATCAGTAAAATGTGGGTTGTTTGTTTCAATTTTATTACTTTGTAAGGCTTATATAAGCCAACAACTTATTAGAATTGAATAACACTCATTCAGCTATTTTTCTGAATTGGTTTTTTGTGCTTAGATTTTACAATAATCTGGTATCTGAGCCCATCACAAGGCCTGATTGTGAGAGAAAAGAAACCGCGGTTTCTTAAGAAGAGAAAGAGTGAGAAGAGAGAGAATCAAAGTATGGAagctaaaaataattttgttcaaCCTGCAATTCCTAAGTTTGATGGCCATTACGATCATTAGTCCATGCTTATGGAAAATTTTCTTCGTTCAAAGGAGTatttgaaatgaagaatagcttcccaagaggggagtgaattggaaatcttttaattttatttaatttttaagttttctaattttaataacccagcaaaatacaatatataacaacacttaagaaaactggaatttaaaataataattcaatcaatgtaatcaatcaatcaataacatttaggctttcgttgctttccctgtaaccttttattattcactttacttgattaagatttccgaaaattaatcaacgtactctccttttgggtttccgcaaaagattaatcaaaacgtactttctatttatcaagaacttaatttaaatcctgcaacctgcactcataaattttataacaaaagcgaataaaatatgtaaattaaagtagagagaaggagacaagagtttttacgaggttcagcttcaacacagcctacgtccttgcctttggcaaaaacaccaaaggatttcactatctcagttcctttacctagtggaacaataccaacttacaatgcactccttcaattaggctagagcccacctctccaaataacaactccttatttggttcaacgattcaacaactcagaatcgtttaagaaagataacgaaggaatatgtgtacaaaagagaactctcacagtagagtgaattaatacaccaaccagctcactttatacctcaaagtaatttaaatataagaaatttcaagctcaattacttggtatggattatcaaataattttccaaagaagataaaaattttgatcgttggaaaacttaatttcagaatgtaaattgatttcagatcagagagtttatcttaaaagaatttcagatcctttgaaaacaaaattttgaatacttgaagattagttgatctaaaacctttaaaaaaaaaaagcttactttgatctaaaagcctttgaatatctctggatcagaaaagttgttgaaaaacacttgatctggaaactttagaggatttctcaatttcaaaattcttttgaatatttcatcaaagttctttctctctttctttgtactttcttttctcttatttaaaatatttgagattagaactatttatagagtttttttttaaatcatccattactcccaaagattcctaaaattcatttccaaatattttgaaataaatatgtttaaaaacatggtttaaaaaatcttctctttttaagccctttttatttattaaaaaaaaaatactttttagagtatatatgtttaaaaaaatatttttgattttccaaatattttgaaataaatatgtttaaaaacttcattatttcaaaaaaaatttcttttcttaaaccctttctttttatggatttaagaaatattctttagagtatatatatataaaaacatatttttgaatttttatgagcttcaaatttctttatacttaagatttactttgaagtacttatatttgagaatatccttaaaagtataatctagtcttcaaaacttgttcttccaccatctttgtagttgcattctttcctttgagcttttcacaatatgacttcattcttcatgctttttgtaatccatgaactttcttatacatttgagctctgttattttcctgaatacttttacttgaaacatattaaatatatcatttgattttttatcatcaaaataagaattgtaagccttattaggccaacagtatTGGAGTTTGGTGGAGACTGGAATCCTTGCTGCAGCAGAAGGAGTGGAGCTTACTGaagcacaacaaaaatcaattgCAGACCAGAAGCTGAAAGACTTGAAGGTCAAGAATTATCTGTTTCAAGCCATTGATCGAACCATTATGGAGAAGATTCTCAATAGAGACACTGCCAAGCACATCTGGGACTCTATGAAGCAGAAGTACCAGGGTTCCATAAGAGTCAAAAGAGCACAACTCCAAGCTCTTCGGAAGGAGTTTGAGGTTCTACATATGAAATAGGGTGAGAGTGTTGATGCGTACTTTGCTCAAACGCTCATCATAGCAAACAAGATGAAGATTCATGGTGAAAACATGCAGCAAGTGGTGATCATTGAAAAATCTAATAACTTAGACACTTTAACCATTGATGAGTTGCAGAGCAGCTTACTGGTACATGAGCAGAGGATGAACGGGCATGGAGGAGATAAGCAAGCATTAAAGGTGACCTATGATGATAGAATTGGTGGAAGAGGAGGCGATTGAGCTCGTAGAGTTTTTCGAGGAAGAGGCAGACAAGCATTCAACAAAGCTCTAATTGAGTGTTATAAGTGTTATCAATTAGGGCACTTTCAATATGAGTGTCCTAAATGGGAGAAGGAAGCGAATTATGCTAAGCTTGAGGAGAAAGAAGAAATGTTGCTGATGTCATATGTCGAGTTTAATAAATCAAGGAGAGAAGATGTTTGGTTCCTTGACTCAGGGTGTAGCAATCATATTTGtgcaaataaggagtggttctcGGATCTTGATGAGGAATTCCGGCAATCTGTGAAGCTCGGCAATAATTCCAAGATGGCTGTGTTGGGAAAGGGTAACATTAGGTTGCAAATTGATGGAGTTACTCAGGTAATCACTGATATTTTCTATATACCTGAGTTGAAAAATAACTTATTAAGTGTTGGACAATTGCAAGAAAGAGGTGTAGCTATTTTGATACAACATGGAGTATATAGAGTCTATCATCCCAAGAAAGGGCTTATTATGCAAACAACAATGTCTGCAAACAGGATGTTCATATTGTCAGCAAGAATTCTGCCAAAAGCTCCCATTTGCTTCCAAACAATTCTTGAAGACAATACCCACCTTTGGCACTGCAGATATGGGCAAGTAAGTTTCAAGGGTCTAAGAACATTGCAATATAAGCAAATGGTGAGAGGGTTACCACAGTTGAAGGCACCATCTAGAATATGCACTGATTGCATGGTGGGAAAGCAACCAAGGATGCAATTCCAAAGAGGAGTTTATGGTGAGCATCACAAAGACTGTAGTTGGTACATGCTGACATCTGTGAACCCATCAAACCTGATTCCAATAGTAAGAAGAGgtattttataagctttattgATGATTACAGTCATAAGGTGTGGATATATTTTCTTGCTGAAAAATCTGAAGCTTTTACTATCTTCAAGAATTATAAAAACCTTGTTGAGAAATAGACAGGAGTGTTTGTTCGTTGCTTGCGCACAGATAGGGGTGGAGAGTTCATCTCTCACAAGTTCAATGTCTTTTACAAAGCTAATGGTATTAGAAGGCAGCTCACTGCAGCCTAcactccccaacaaaatggagtagctaAGCGCAAGAACAGGACAATCATGAACATGGTTAGAAGTATGTTATCGGAGAAGCAAGTTCCAAAGAATTTCTGGCCAGAAGCAGTAAATTGGACAGCGCATGTGCTCAATAGAAGTCCTACATTGGCAGTGAAAGATATGACTCTTGAAGAGGCTTGGAGTGGTGTCAAACCCAATGTTGATTATTTTCGGGTTTTTGGATGCATTGGCCATGTTCATATATCAGACAGTAAGAGAAAGAAGCTGGATGATAAGAGTTTTCAGTGTGTGCTGCTAGGGATGAGTGAAGAGTCTAAAGCATATAGACTTTATGATCTAGCGTCCAAGAAGATAGTTGTAAGTAGAGATGtggtttttgaagaaaatgagtgCTGGGATTGGGGAAGAAGTAATGAAGAAGCAAGACTTGATATCCTCGAGTGGGGAGATAGTAATGAAGAAGGAAGTGAACATGATCAAAGTGAAGAAGAATCTGAAGAGGAGGTGGTagcagaagaagaaggaggagaggTTAGCTTATCTTCAAGTGAGTCACCTGGAGAGAATTCTCCAACATCTAAAGAAAGCTCACTAGAAGGGAGGAATAGAAGAGTACCGTTTTGGATGGAAGATTATGTGAGTGGGAGAGAATTTTCAGAAGAAGAAGTTGAGCACAACAATTTGGTTTTGTTTACCTCAACTTCATATCTGACTAACTTTGAAGAAGCTATTCAAAGTTCCAAGTGGAGAGCTGCAATGGACTTGGAGATAGAAGCGATCGAAAGAAATGGGACTTGGGAGCTGACAGATTTGCCTAAAGGAATGAAGAAGATTGGAGTAAAATGGGTTTTCAAAACTAAACTCAACGAAAATGGCGAGGTTGACAAGTGTAAGGCTCGGTTGGTGGTGAAAGGGTATGCACAGCAAGATGGCATAGATTATACTAAGGTGTTTGCGCCTGTGGCTAGGTGGGATACGATTCGAATGGTAATTGTTTTAGCAGCTCGAAATAGTTGGAGTGTGTATCAGCTTGACGTCAAAAGCGCCTTCTTGCATGGAGAGCTAAATGAAGCAATATTTGTTGAGCAACCACAGGGTTATGAGAAGAAAGATGAAGAGTATAAGGTGTACAAATTGAAGAAGGCATTGTATGGCCTTAAACAAGCCCCTCGTGCATGGTATAGCCGGATTGAAGCATATTTTGTCAAAAAGGGATTTGAGAGGTGCAGCTGTGAACACACCTTATTCACAAAAATGGGAGATGGAGGTAAAATTTTGATTGTTAGCTTAtatattgatgatctaattttTACTGGTAATGATGAGAGTATGTTTGTTAAGTTCAAGAATTCTATGAAACTTGAATTTGATATGACTAATTTGGGAAAGATGAAATATTTTCTTAGCGTGGAGGTTTTACAAAATCCTAAAGGCATTTATATTAGTCAAAGAAAGTATGCAAAAGATGTATAGGAGAGGTTTAGGATGGAGAAAAGTAATAGTGTGAAGAATCCCATTGTTCCTGGCATTAGACTAGTGAAGgatgaagaaggatccaaagTGAATGCTACCATGTACAAACATTTGGTCGGAAGTCTTATGTATCTAACTGCAACAAGGTCAGACTTGATGTATGTGGTGTCTCTCATTAGCAGATTCATGGCAAGTCCAACTGAGTTGCATTTGCAAGCTGTGAAAAGGGTGTTAAGATACTTGAAAGGTACTGTGGATTTGGGAATTTTTTATCGAAAGGAGGGTGATGGAGAGTTGATGGCATATACAGACAATGATTATGCAGGAGATGTAGATGACAAGAAAAGCACTTCTGGTTATGTGTTTCTACTTAGTGAAGGAGCTGTGTCCTGGTCCTCTAAAAAATAGCCTGTAGTTGCTCTGTCCACTACTAAAGCAGAGTTTGTCGTAGCTGCCTCTTGTGCTTGTCAAGGGGTGTGGATGAGGAGAGTATTGGAGAGGCTTGGTCACTCTCAAGGCAAGTGTACCACTGTGTTATGTGACAACAGTTCTACCATTAAGCTATCCAAGAATCCAGTCATGCATGGACGTAGCAAACACATTGTGTAAGGTTTCATTTCTTGCGTGATTTGACCAAAGATGGAGTTGTTGAGCTTAAGCATTGTATCACACAAGAACAAGTTGCAGACATTATGACAAAACCACTTAAGCTGGATGTGTTCTTGAAGCTGCGTGAGTCAATGGGTGTGTGTGTGGTACCACGAGTAAACTGAAAGCATTACTGCAATCAGTTTAGGGGAGAAATTGTTGGGGTTGTAAGAGTCATAGTTGAAGTTGTTAAAGGTTCATTCAGTTAATAAATCCTATTATTTAGGACATGTAGGTAGAGTCTAACAATTTCCTTAACTAGTTACCACGTTATTAGGATCAGTAAAACGTGGGTTGTttgtttcaattttatttctttgT
It encodes the following:
- the LOC131161543 gene encoding secreted RxLR effector protein 161-like is translated as MEKSNSVKNPIVPGIRLVKDEEGSKVNATMYKHLVGSLMYLTATRSDLMYVVSLISRFMASPTELHLQAVKRVLRYLKGTVDLGIFYRKEGDGELMAYTDNDYAGDVDDKKSTSGYVFLLSEGAVSWSSKK